In Drosophila innubila isolate TH190305 chromosome 2R unlocalized genomic scaffold, UK_Dinn_1.0 1_C_2R, whole genome shotgun sequence, the following are encoded in one genomic region:
- the LOC117785515 gene encoding protein dopey-1 homolog → MESADTLMEEQKLMAEAKYRQYMTNIDKALRNFEYSSEWADLISALGKLSKAISSNTQYQVIPRRLKIAKRLAQCMHPALPSGVHLKALETYSVIFSKTGPERLAQEFIYGAGLFPLLGYAAMNVRPALLTLYETYFVPLGDKLRPALSGFLSGVLPGYDCGLDHFERISALLKNVCLAVNPMHFYTVLWESVANNAAIRLPAITFLLEHFNKRLDMQKQIYIMGHNREIMMSALCACLNDSLILVQRNTLEFLLLGFPMHTKLLDEDQLVLLVTNGLNTILRRDMSLNRRLFSWLLASEVTKNSPTYDTLSLDSASIDGQKEVEPYFVTHSRHILIRALVSTLRLSLECQPMDLKPYRIMLSLLDKAEIGSAVLDFVLHDIIRAMYISSSNADALKSANLLFATFDPAYIWSYMTNMFERACQQAPTSSQSNSDGKFASIVGSGDPCVLEICVLTEFLLETISLEMYTETTRVYLPKVFLAITQLLSLHMERLRSDEITAALKLCMKIVSRVQPMITSPIKLNKLIEHNVSGSDEKIVNATGNNNNGNSSNMMESATQSNALEKSKSDSRLNQFGEHSLQSGEPNDEELIRRSASNQSVVRHSPKKKAKSFSRLSELDKDISNSDTGQQSSSDLDTPLSIKKIKAKAKAPFIRSSPKKTRPKDIVLTPNAGTTGDVPDDAGEEPPRSAPPDHCQEFQLDDEQAKAQQQRGFSILEKCIRQYEIFFEVYLARQLLQIETAASTVDISSSSDKCAVKVQLQRTSSHSTSLFMVEQVLEHQCPVRESQIERLFSLLRVDIVARSKQLQRLLNLSLPTVSASEISSDSDASDEPQQKLLIDGQTQRSVQQLSELQLSSALRTAVKLAATLLVEMSTFPNCNKHIVLDKSEPELPNWLKVLCLVACFAQSDKELQVSAITTLFDLISLLRSQIEHTTSPGVTFVVMLPLLKFGHVNYMEQRTRVFQLISSILWDYLGSPGIDPSQIAALLHQLHSCLDSGLVESVIGNRMHAQHLLQAQSQTALGAGHALRSFQLERVTDAQLLCPSGCMERLRESQARSYKKFELLWHLGREKQMSRGFEKTLLKVLDTLGLPHYMSERTFVTNWLQASLLRGDLARLTKPLYKILLSASSKRVGIVHMQQLYREAVELEHDETPAFERDVYAISSEQGNVKYHHMEAASSSGTSVGSGKKKSPIRHLPKKIFGVTLSKSNKTSNFVSDKTPLASEALQDINTIGLIINPLENAHDFDDETDLEEPRIELVHSTGKDAPQTPLEQKLASAMDESEQAQSQAAVEPEPSLQYDQDITDNSDSSDFESDSDQRETSIEKEDSLTISSSAGGAGGASDDVKRFVGDCERVTEALTQHERIKSRKMYRLTREKTPGDSSLNEPEEQQAVDNEHALPADEYFNEAAILRPQDKKLAKELRKRKKLLTSSDKKRLSCISKTSTDSNHSNLAEQLEVETHSEEEEGETGNESNNTINVEDKRRNLCLETNKLQPDWQKTLEKSKQNVEILRQNAAAAAAVAAAEEQLSIRSSTKSNSSLGLGIGSSRQTDAAHLYHNHLLLYLSIYDTRQTLYALQTLRNIICCDKRTFLCLSITTSFTSGSLKQLLIRHRKSISGKGFAGSVSNSEYAQGYRGCMHLELLVTLLLFYARGYFQRESLDAQRQQPTLQDVVNNRRIQLESIELLALICTELIEIVKGMGRGLACYIADLLARAKLQKVMLHCLNSSVCNYGRKPMQMQAGMGSSYAEQVLNFNDPQDDQLHADCFQLQLLRLLLSVIRLEHEVHQLRQDTPSNAAGEDSNASGNASPTRLAEGAAANVKYLPNCLISQQPMFLAAVLGALQQERLRHLHRNWTDLVTSSLNCFSFGSLTNIVISVVHQLCNNLDRLAKLTLPQQRHFPPDYVISQLEALTILCHYCLLDNTQQTALSHLFNQAYPQTSSAVQSSSTGQLLNSIVHSFLSATESTSTSSAPRNPQLQAARNAVLSHLPRIMTSVAAIWDSELGQLRPVRQQLLEFLSPVSLHHGCNFLAAIAVTWQQRGCNNSSNNNSSSSSGVAEQFQRNSTLQACPAQLSLVSLVSSIRVMPMDSFVQTLHQVVKSPPPIHRPPAQLSIEVSALELFYFYMRSAPAPQLADAWSALLVLIRDGLSLTPPAQFALLMLLNEFVQRCPQMPFPDKKEVRELHDVTARLVESLSSVAGACLEQTTWLRRNLAVKEDTDGHAKDNSLGGGISQYSLQAQSVLAGILSNLLDVAYGSQEKDKVVTIVTTLLYNITPYLKNHTARNVPFFYACSALLASLSGYQYTRKAWRKDMLDLLLDNGFFQMHISCLPFWRQIMDSLMTYDNTTFRELMTRVSLSQAGSISIFASRDQEYELRAMLLKRLAFVIYCSEFDQHNKYMPDIQEQLANSLRLVPLGPSVQAAVFLCFRVLLLRMSPDHVTSLWPILIAEMVQVFLQMEQELKSETDERSQQTRLLSGIDVSWSSSNSNTSNGINAQTPMQQWRSVQLEACKLLELGCVLPATKLPHFQMYRWAFVGTEFDVHEEVVPLSNGSVENLAALPSALYVPHVRRVSRLMDMKYTSHSPLMQRPRNRHLMLSFQQLQSLHELYPFFSTLGFSCPHSCNYADAEQDVANCLQEIEDVLAQDFLEKLPSMTTPR, encoded by the exons ATGGAGTCTGCGGACACACTCATGGAGGAGCAGAAGCTCATGGCCGAAGCAAAGTATCGACAATATATGACAAATATTGACAAAGCGCTGCGCAATTTCGAATACTCCAGCGAGTGGGCGGATTTAATATCTGCCTTGGGCAAACTAAGCAAG GCTATATCAAGTAATACACAGTACCAAGTCATACCGCGACGACTGAAGATTGCCAAGCGTTTGGCTCAGTGTATGCATCCCGCACTGCCCTCGGGAGTTCATCTGAAGGCCCTTGAGACATACTCGGTGATATTCAGCAAGACGGGGCCCGAGCGTCTCGCCCAAGAATTCATATATGG CGCTGGACTGTTTCCGCTGCTGGGCTATGCGGCAATGAATGTGCGACCCGCACTGTTGACCCTCTATGAGACATACTTTGTGCCCCTGGGCGACAAGTTGAGGCCGGCCCTGAGCGGATTTCTCAGTGGTGTGCTGCCTGGTTATGACTGTGGCCTGGATCATTTTGAGCGGATTAGTGCGCTGCTCAAGAATGTCTGCTTGGCGGTTAATCCGATGCACTTCTACACGGTGCTCTGGGAATCGGTGGCCAATAATGCGGCCATACGCTTGCCAGCGATTACCTTTCTGTTGGAGCACTTCAACAAGCGCCTGGACATGCAGAAACAAATCTATATAATGGGTCACAATCGGGAGATAATGATGTCGGCGCTGTGCGCATGTCTCAATGATTCTTTGATTCTGGTGCAGCGCAATACGTTGGAGTTTCTGTTGCTCGGATTTCCTATGCACACCAAGCTCCTGGATGAGGATCAGTTGGTGCTACTTGTGACAAACGGTCTGAATACGATTTTGAGGCGCGACATGTCGCTGAATAGACGACTCTTCTCCTGGCTGCTGGCCAGCGAGGTGACCAAGAATTCGCCTACCTATGACACGCTCTCGCTGGACTCGGCATCCATTGATGGGCAGAAGGAGGTGGAACCGTATTTTGTAACACATTCCAGGCACATACTCATCCGTGCTTTGGTCAGCACACTGCGGCTCAGCTTGGAATGCCAGCCCATGGATCTGAAGCCGTATCGCATAATGCTGTCGCTGTTGGACAAGGCGGAGATCGGCAGCGCCGTGCTGGACTTTGTGCTGCATGACATAATACGCGCCATGTACATATCCAGCAGCAACGCGGACGCGCTCAAGTCGGCCAACCTGCTCTTTGCCACCTTCGATCCGGCCTACATCTGGAGCTACATGACCAACATGTTTGAGCGCGCCTGCCAACAGGCGCCAACCTCCTCCCAGTCCAATAGCGATGGCAAATTTGCCAGCATCGTTGGTTCCGGTGATCCGTGTGTGCTGGAAATCTGTGTTCTCACCGAATTCCTACTGGAGACCATCTCACTGGAAATGTATACGGAAACGACACGCGTTTACTTGCCAAAAGTATTCCTAGCCATCACACAACTGCTCTCGCTGCACATGGAACGCCTCAGAAGCGATGAGATCACCGCCGCTCTAAAGCTCTGCATGAAGATCGTCTCACGGGTGCAGCCAATGATAAC AAGTCCAATTAAGCTGAACAAGCTGATTGAGCACAATGTCTCCGGCTCGGATGAGAAGATTGTCAATGCaaccggcaacaacaacaatggcaacagcagcaacatgatGGAGTCTGCCACGCAGTCGAATGCCTTGGAGAAAAGTAAATCCGATTCACGTCTCAATCAGTTTGGGGAGCATTCGCTGCAGAGCGGGGAACCCAATGACGAGGAGCTCATACGACGTTCGGCCTCCAATCAAAGCGTAGTGCGACACAGTCCTAAGAAGAAGGCCAAATCCTTTTCACGCCTCTCGGAACTAGACAAAGAT ATAAGCAACTCGGATACGGGACAACAATCCTCGTCGGATCTTGACACGCCGCTCAGCATTAAGAAGATTAAAGCCAAGGCCAAGGCGCCCTTTATACGCAGCAGTCCCAAGAAGACCAGACCCAAAGATATTGTACTGACGCCCAATGCTGGCACGACAGGCGATGTGCCCGACGATGCTGGCGAGGAGCCGCCCCGAAGTGCACCACCCGATCACTGCCAGGAGTTCCAGCTGGACGATGAACAGGCCAAGGCACAGCAGCAACGAGGTTTCTCCATTCTAGAGAAATGTATACGACAATACGAGATCTTCTTCGAAGTCTATCTGGCCAGGCAGCTGCTCCAAATCGAAACTGCCGCCAGCACCGTAGATATAAGTTCGAGCAGCGACAAGTGTGCGGTGAAggtgcaactgcaacgcaCCTCGAGCCACAGCACAAGTCTGTTTATGGTTGAGCAAGTTCTGGAGCATCAATGTCCAGTGCGTGAGTCACAAATTGAACGTTTGTTCAGCCTGCTACGTGTGGACATTGTGGCACGCTCCAAGCAGCTGCAACGTCTGCTCAATCTCTCGCTGCCCACAGTTAGCGCCAGCGAGATAAGCAGCGATAGCGATGCCTCGGATGAGCCACAACAAAAGCTGCTCATCGATGGCCAAACCCAGCGCAGTGTCCAGCAGCTCTCGGAACTGCAGCTAAGCTCAGCTCTACGTACTGCAGTCAAACTGGCCGCCACGTTGCTGGTGGAGATGTCAACGTTTCCCAATTGCAACAAGCACATTGTGCTGGATAAAAGTG AACCGGAACTTCCCAATTGGCTAAAGGTGCTCTGTCTGGTTGCCTGCTTTGCCCAGAGCGACAAGGAGCTGCAGGTGTCCGCCATTACCACGCTCTTTGATCTGATCAG TTTACTGCGTTCCCAAATCGAGCACACCACGAGTCCGGGCGTAACGTTTGTGGTGATGCTGCCACTGCTGAAATTTGGCCACGTTAACTACATGGAGCAGCGGACACGTGTCTTCCAGCTGATCAGTTCCATACTGTGGGATTATCTGGGCAGTCCGGGTATTGATCCGTCACAGATTGCGGCGCTGTTGCATCAACTGCACAGTTGCCTGGATAGTGGACTTGTGGAATCGGTGATTGGCAATCGCATGCATGCCCAGCACTTGCTCCAGGCCCAATCCCAGACTGCACTGGGAGCTGGGCACGCATTGAGAAGCTTCCAGCTGGAACGTGTGACGGATGCCCAGCTGCTCTGTCCGTCTGGCTGCATGGAGCGACTGCGGGAGAGTCAGGCACGCAGCTACAAGAAGTTCGAGCTGCTGTGGCATCTGGGCAGGGAGAAGCAGATGTCGCGTGGCTTCGAGAAGACGCTGCTCAAGGTGCTCGACACTTTGGGGCTGCCACATTACATGTCCGAGCGCACGTTTGTGACCAATTGGCTGCAGGCGTCGCTACTACGCGGAGATTTGGCACGTTTAACCAAACCACTCTACAAGATTCTACTCTCGGCCAGCTCAAAGCGTGTTGGCATTGTCCACATGCAGCAGCTTTATCGCGAGGCCGTCGAGTTGGAGCATGATGAGACGCCGGCGTTTGAGCGTGATGTCTATGCGATTAGCTCGGAGCAGGGCAATGTCAAGTATCATCACATGGAGGCGGCCAGCAGCAGTGGCACCAGCGTGGGCAGCGGCAAGAAGAAGAGCCCCATCAGGCATCTGCCCAAGAAGATCTTTGGTGTCACCCTCAGCAAATCCAATAAAACATCCAATTTTGTCAGCGATAAAACTCCTTTGGCAAGTGAAGCATTGCAGGATATTAATACGATTGGATTGATTATCAATCCGCTGGAGAATGCCCATGATTTCGATGATGAAACGGATCTGGAAGAACCGCGCATTGAGCTGGTGCACAGCACTGGCAAAGATGCACCTCAGACGCCGCTAGAACAGAAATTGGCCAGCGCCATGGATGAAAGTGAGCAGGCGCAATCCCAGGCAGCAGTGGAGCCGGAACCCTCGCTGCAGTACGACCAGGACATCACCGACAACTCGGACAGCAGCGACTTCGAGTCGGACTCGGACCAGCGTGAGACGAGCATTGAAAAGGAGGACAGTCTCACGATCAGTTCAAGTGCAGGAGGCGCTGGAGGTGCCAGTGATGATGTCAAGCGCTTTGTGGGCGACTGTGAGCGTGTCACGGAAGCGTTGACCCAGCACGAGCGGATCAAGAGTCGCAAAATGTATCGTCTAACCAGGGAGAAGACGCCCGGCGACTCCAGTCTCAATGAGCCCGAGGAGCAGCAGGCGGTGGACAATGAGCACGCGTTGCCTGCAGATGAGTATTTCAACGAGGCGGCAATACTACGACCACAGGACAAGAAACTGGCCAAGGAGCTGAGGAAGCGAAAGAAACTGTTGACGAGCAGCGATAAGAAGCGTCTTAGCTGCATTTCCAAGACATCCACGGACAGCAATCACAGCAATCTGGCGGAGCAGCTGGAAGTGGAGACACACagcgaggaggaggagggagAGACGGGCAATGAGTCCAACAATACCATCAATGTGGAGGACAAGCGACGTAATCTTTGCTTGgagacaaacaaactgcagCCGGATTGGCAAAAGACGCTCGAGAAGAGCAAACAGAATGTGGAAATCTTGCGACAAAATGCGGCAGCTGccgcagcagtagcagcagcagaggaGCAACTGAGCATACGTTCGTCGACCAAGAGCAACAGCTCGTTGGGCTTGGGCATTGGCAGCTCCAGGCAAACGGATGCAGCGCATCTCTATCACAATCATCTGCTGCTCTATCTGTCCATCTATGACACCAGACAAACGTTGTACGCTCTGCAGACGCTGAGGAACATCATCTGCTGTGACAAGCGGACGTTCCTCTGCCTGTCGATAACCACATCCTTCACGAGCGGCAGCCTGAAGCAGCTGCTCATCCGTCATCGCAAGAGCATCTCCGGCAAGGGATTTGCCGGCAGCGTGAGTAACTCGGAATACGCTCAGGGTTATCGTGGTTGCATGCATCTCGAGCTTCTGGTCACCCTGTTGTTGTTCTATGCTCGCGGTTACTTCCAGCGCGAGTCCTTGGATGCACAACGTCAGCAGCCGACGCTGCAGGATGTGGTTAACAATCGTCGCATTCAATTGGAGAGCATTGAACTCCTAGCACTCATCTGCACGGAGCTCATTGAGATTGTCAAGGGCATGGGACGCGGCTTGGCCTGTTACATTGCGGATCTGCTGGCGCGGGCCAAGCTGCAGAAGGTGATGCTGCACTGCCTCAACAGCTCCGTGTGCAACTATGGACGCAAACCGATGCAGATGCAGGCGGGGATGGGCAGCAGTTATGCCGAGCAGGTGCTCAATTTCAATGATCCCCAGGATGATCAGCTGCATGCGGATTGCTTtcaattgcagctgctgcgtCTGCTGCTGTCCGTGATACGACTGGAGCACGAGGTGCATCAGCTGCGTCAGGACACGCCCAGCAATGCCGCTGGCGAGGATAGCAACGCCTCTGGGAATGCGTCACCCACACGCCTGGCCGAAGGTGCCGCTGCCAATGTCAAATACCTTCCCAACTGTCTGATCAGTCAACAGCCCATGTTCCTGGCCGCCGTGCTCGGTGCACTGCAGCAGGAGAGGTTGCGCCACTTGCATCGCAATTGGACGGATCTGGTGACCAGTTCCCTCAACTGCTTCAGCTTTGGCTCGCTGACCAACATTGTCATCAGTGTGGTGCATCAATTGTGCAATAATCTGGATCGCTTGGCCAAGCTAACGTTGCCCCAGCAGCGTCACTTTCCTCCCGACTATGTCATCTCGCAGCTGGAGGCCTTGACCATCCTCTGTCACTATTGTCTCCTGGACAACACTCAGCAGACGGCGCTGTCGCATCTGTTTAACCAGGCCTATCCGCAGACAAGCTCGGCCGTTCAAAGCTCCAGCACTGGACAACTGCTCAATAGCATCGTGCACTCGTTTCTCTCGGCAACGGAGTCCACATCCACATCGTCGGCACCGAGGAATCCACAGCTGCAGGCGGCACGCAATGCGGTGCTATCGCATCTGCCGAGGATCATGACCAGCGTGGCGGCCATTTGGGACAGTGAACTGGGTCAACTGCGTCCGGTGCGTCAGCAGCTGTTGGAGTTCCTTTCTCCAGTCTCACTGCATCATGGCTGCAACTTTCTGGCCGCGATTGCCGTCACCTGGCAGCAACGGggctgcaacaacagctccaacaacaacagctcgtCTTCCTCTGGAGTTGCGGAGCAATTCCAACGCAACTCCACACTGCAGGCTTGCCCGGCACAGCTCAGTCTTGTCTCGCTGGTCTCCAGCATCCGGGTAATGCCCATGGATTCGTTTGTGCAGACACTGCATCAGGTGGTCAAGTCACCGCCTCCCATCCACAGGCCGCCGGCACAGCTGAGCATTGAGGTGAGCGCTCTGGAGCTGTTCTATTTCTATATGAGATCAGCGCCGGCTCCACAGCTGGCGGATGCTTGGTCGGCGCTCCTGGTGCTAATACGGGATGGTCTCAGCCTGACGCCGCCGGCACAATTTgcgctgttgatgctgctcaATGAGTTCGTGCAGCGTTGTCCTCAAATGCCTTTTCCGGACAAGAAGGAGGTGCGGGAACTGCACGATGTCACGGCCAGATTGGTGGAATCACTGTCGAGCGTGGCCGGCGCCTGTCTGGAGCAAACGACCTGGCTGCGTCGCAATCTGGCCGTCAAGGAGGACACCGATGGCCATGCCAAGGATAACAGCTTGGGCGGCGGCATTTCACAATATTCTCTGCAAGCACAAAGTGTTCTCGCCGGCATTCTGTCCAATCTGCTGGATGTGGCGTACGGTTCGCAGGAGAAGGACAAAGTGGTGACCATTGTGACCACATTGCTGTACAACATAACGCCGTATCTGAAGAATCACACGGCACGCAATGTGCCCTTCTTCTACGCCTGCTCCGCTCTCCTGGCCAGCCTCAGTGGCTATCAGTATACGAGGAAGGCGTGGCGGAAGGATATGCTGGATCTGTTGCTGGACAACGGCTTCTTTCAAATGCACATCTCGTGCTTGCCGTTTTGGCGCCAAATCATGGACAGCCTGATGACATATGACAATACCACATTCCGGGAACTGATGACCCGTGTCTCCCTCTCCCAGGCGGGCAGCATCAGCATCTTCGCCTCTCGCGACCAGGAGTACGAGCTGCGTGCCATGCTCCTCAAGCGTCTGGCCTTCGTCATCTACTGCAGCGAGTTCGATCAGCACAACAAGTATATGCCAGACATCCAGG